One window from the genome of [Mycobacterium] stephanolepidis encodes:
- a CDS encoding class I SAM-dependent methyltransferase gives MPDHHNPPSDEKSWDEFYRSHDALWSGNANPQLVNEISALPPRTALDAGCGEGGDAIWLAQKGWQVTGMDFAETALLRAADNATRADPELANRITWMQADLTTWQPSRRFDLVTSHFMHLPTKLREPVFAGLAAAVAPGGTLLIVGHHPSDMHAAIGRPDLPDWYFTAEDIADTLDPGRWNVLVAESRNRTFTRDDEEFDIADTVLRAERRATAQVI, from the coding sequence ATGCCTGATCACCATAACCCGCCGTCCGACGAGAAATCCTGGGACGAGTTTTACCGGTCGCACGACGCCTTATGGAGCGGGAACGCCAATCCACAACTGGTCAATGAGATTTCGGCACTGCCGCCCCGAACCGCGCTCGACGCCGGCTGCGGCGAGGGCGGTGACGCGATCTGGCTGGCCCAGAAGGGCTGGCAGGTCACCGGCATGGATTTCGCGGAGACCGCGTTGCTCCGTGCCGCCGACAACGCCACCAGAGCCGACCCTGAGCTCGCCAACAGGATCACCTGGATGCAGGCCGACCTGACAACATGGCAGCCGAGTCGTCGATTCGATTTGGTGACATCGCATTTCATGCACCTGCCGACGAAGCTTCGCGAGCCCGTGTTCGCCGGGCTGGCCGCAGCAGTGGCACCGGGGGGCACGTTGCTGATCGTCGGGCACCATCCGTCGGACATGCACGCGGCAATCGGACGGCCGGACCTGCCCGATTGGTACTTCACCGCCGAGGACATCGCCGACACCCTCGATCCAGGCCGATGGAACGTCCTCGTCGCCGAGTCACGCAATCGCACATTTACGCGAGACGATGAGGAGTTCGATATCGCCGATACAGTGCTGCGGGCCGAACGCAGGGCCACTGCACAAGTGATCTAG
- a CDS encoding helix-turn-helix domain-containing protein, with protein MVGMDDQNQRLEAVLDALGPRLRALRLHRQVTLAQLSDTTGISESTLSRLESGRRRPTLELLLLLAEAHQVPLDELVNAPATGDPRIHPKPFKRHGSVYLPLSRRPGGVQCYKQIIPPHSPKGEPNLKVHEGYEWMYVLSGKVRLLLGELDLILPAGEAAEFDTHIPHWFGNPTDKPVEVLHIFGPQGERMHVRARSGSGN; from the coding sequence ATGGTTGGTATGGACGATCAGAACCAGCGGTTAGAGGCCGTGCTTGATGCCTTGGGGCCCCGGCTGCGGGCCCTGCGCCTGCATCGTCAGGTCACTCTGGCGCAGTTGTCCGACACGACGGGCATTTCCGAGAGCACCTTGTCGCGCCTGGAATCCGGTCGGCGGCGCCCCACTCTGGAACTTCTTCTGCTGCTGGCCGAGGCACACCAGGTGCCGCTCGACGAGCTGGTGAACGCACCCGCCACGGGTGACCCGCGCATCCACCCCAAGCCGTTCAAACGACACGGGTCGGTCTATCTGCCGCTGTCACGCCGGCCCGGTGGGGTGCAGTGCTACAAGCAGATCATCCCGCCGCACTCGCCGAAGGGTGAACCGAATCTGAAGGTCCATGAGGGCTATGAGTGGATGTACGTGCTCTCCGGAAAGGTCCGTCTGCTGCTCGGCGAGCTGGACCTGATTCTGCCCGCCGGTGAAGCCGCCGAGTTCGATACGCATATCCCGCATTGGTTCGGCAATCCGACCGATAAACCCGTCGAGGTGTTGCATATTTTCGGCCCGCAGGGGGAGCGGATGCATGTGCGGGCACGTTCCGGTTCGGGGAACTAG
- a CDS encoding LysR family transcriptional regulator, with amino-acid sequence MASSTLDIAPLRSLVAVADCGGFHRAAAVLHLTQSAVSQHVRKLEVAVGEPVVRRSGRGVVFTDKGAQLLVHARRILAAHDSAVDALIAGQERTLILGVTEHGADLILPSITTALRSHLPDWSVRVRFDRNLYLADSVDRGSMDLAVILDGSGLDRASAVGTVRLHWVAARGYKASSVEPLQVVTFTEPCTLRAPMFSALHTLGRQYQIVAESPDLSGLYAGLRSGLGMALLPIIGWLPDGIAPVEAMPAANLATLSVVGRRGLEPGVYAAVEGAAREALSGTTAAIA; translated from the coding sequence ATGGCGAGTTCGACACTCGATATCGCACCGCTTCGGTCCTTGGTCGCGGTTGCGGATTGCGGGGGATTCCATCGGGCTGCGGCCGTGCTGCATCTGACCCAATCCGCGGTCAGTCAACATGTGCGCAAGCTGGAAGTCGCCGTCGGGGAGCCGGTGGTCCGACGTTCGGGGCGCGGTGTGGTGTTCACCGATAAGGGTGCGCAGCTGCTGGTGCATGCCCGTCGCATCCTTGCCGCGCACGATAGCGCGGTCGACGCTCTGATAGCCGGTCAAGAACGCACGCTGATTCTCGGGGTCACCGAGCACGGCGCGGATTTGATACTGCCCAGCATCACCACGGCGCTGCGTAGTCATCTCCCGGACTGGTCGGTGCGGGTGCGGTTTGATCGCAACCTCTATCTCGCCGATTCCGTGGACCGGGGAAGCATGGATCTGGCGGTCATCCTCGACGGCTCGGGCCTGGATCGGGCCAGCGCGGTGGGCACCGTTCGGCTGCATTGGGTAGCGGCACGTGGCTACAAGGCGAGTTCCGTCGAGCCCCTGCAGGTCGTGACTTTCACCGAACCGTGCACCCTGCGCGCGCCCATGTTCAGCGCGCTGCACACGCTGGGGCGCCAGTATCAGATTGTGGCGGAATCGCCGGACTTATCGGGGTTGTACGCGGGTCTGCGATCCGGGCTGGGAATGGCGCTGTTGCCCATCATCGGGTGGCTGCCCGACGGCATCGCCCCGGTCGAGGCCATGCCCGCGGCGAACCTGGCGACTCTTTCAGTCGTCGGCCGCCGCGGGCTTGAACCCGGCGTGTATGCCGCTGTGGAAGGGGCTGCACGCGAGGCACTTTCGGGCACAACCGCGGCGATCGCCTAG
- the rlmN gene encoding 23S rRNA (adenine(2503)-C(2))-methyltransferase RlmN, whose protein sequence is MSADKGSLPLVFDAPRRAMPPRHLADMTAEQTREAVTALGLPAFRARQIANQYYGRLVGDPAAMTDLPAGARDGVGEALFPRLLHPLRQVACDSGDTRKTLWRLHDGSTVESVLMRYTDRNTLCISSQAGCGMACPFCATGQGGLTRNLSAAEILEQVRDAAASLRDGELPGGPGRLSNIVFMGMGEPLANYNRVLTVLRKITAPPPDGFGISQRGVTVSTVGLAPAIRKLADEGLGVTLAVSLHCPDDELRDTLVPVNTRWAISEVLDAARYYADVTGRRVSIEYALIRDVNDQPWRADLLGKKLRKALGQFVHVNLIPLNPTPGSQWDASPKPVEREFVRRVREQGVSCTVRDTRGREIAAACGQLAASER, encoded by the coding sequence ATGTCTGCCGATAAGGGGTCCCTGCCGCTGGTTTTCGACGCGCCGCGTCGGGCCATGCCGCCGCGTCACCTGGCGGATATGACGGCCGAGCAGACCCGTGAGGCTGTGACCGCATTGGGGCTTCCGGCGTTTCGTGCCAGGCAGATCGCCAACCAGTACTACGGACGGCTGGTGGGCGATCCCGCGGCAATGACGGACCTTCCAGCGGGCGCGCGCGATGGTGTGGGCGAGGCGCTATTTCCCCGGCTGCTTCATCCGCTGCGACAGGTGGCCTGTGATTCTGGGGATACTCGAAAGACCTTGTGGCGCTTACACGATGGCAGCACCGTCGAGTCGGTACTCATGCGCTATACCGACCGCAACACGCTGTGCATCTCGTCGCAGGCCGGGTGCGGCATGGCCTGCCCGTTCTGCGCCACCGGTCAGGGTGGACTGACGCGTAATCTCTCGGCCGCCGAGATTCTGGAGCAGGTCCGTGATGCCGCGGCCTCATTGCGTGACGGCGAGCTGCCGGGCGGGCCCGGCCGGTTGTCGAACATCGTCTTCATGGGCATGGGTGAGCCCCTGGCCAATTACAACCGGGTGCTCACCGTGCTGCGCAAGATCACCGCGCCGCCCCCCGATGGGTTCGGTATTTCGCAGCGCGGTGTCACAGTCTCGACGGTGGGGCTGGCGCCGGCCATTCGCAAACTTGCCGACGAGGGACTGGGAGTCACTCTGGCGGTGTCGTTGCACTGCCCGGACGACGAGCTGCGCGACACCCTGGTGCCGGTCAACACCCGGTGGGCCATCAGCGAGGTGCTCGATGCCGCGCGGTACTACGCCGATGTCACGGGACGGCGGGTGTCCATCGAATACGCGCTCATCCGCGATGTGAACGATCAGCCCTGGCGGGCGGACTTGCTTGGCAAGAAGCTGCGAAAAGCCTTGGGTCAGTTCGTTCATGTGAATCTGATTCCGCTGAATCCGACGCCGGGCAGTCAATGGGACGCCAGTCCGAAGCCGGTGGAGCGGGAGTTCGTACGGCGCGTACGCGAGCAGGGAGTCTCCTGCACGGTGCGTGATACCCGAGGTCGCGAGATTGCCGCCGCATGCGGCCAACTGGCAGCGTCCGAGCGCTAG
- a CDS encoding NAD(P)/FAD-dependent oxidoreductase, which translates to MSKIWDVAIIGGGAAGLSAAITLARSRRSVVVIDDHHPRNAPADRVHNYLGRESTPPSELFGIGRDEAAQYGAAFHDARASSVSHADNHFDAAVDSSDGTTSMVQARRVLVATGVVDELPDIEGLAERWGRDILHCAYCHGWEVRDRAIAVLGTGPLAVHHALLFRQLSDNVTLLRHNDFPLSPEDAAQLARRDIGVVDGPVARLRINDDALTAVELGTGAVVPCDALVVATVVSARIDMLAPVHLTAQEMRLGDHLLGTYLPVTGGATAVPGIYAAGNVTDIKAQVITSAAAGTEVAAIINADLAVADAQELQHA; encoded by the coding sequence ATGAGCAAAATCTGGGACGTAGCCATCATCGGTGGCGGTGCCGCGGGCCTGTCGGCGGCCATCACCCTCGCCCGGTCGCGGCGGTCGGTGGTCGTGATCGATGATCACCACCCGCGCAACGCGCCGGCGGATCGGGTTCACAACTACCTCGGACGCGAGTCGACCCCGCCGTCCGAGCTGTTCGGTATCGGGCGTGACGAGGCGGCACAGTACGGCGCGGCCTTCCACGACGCGCGCGCCTCCTCGGTGTCCCACGCGGACAACCACTTCGACGCGGCGGTGGATTCGTCAGACGGCACGACCTCGATGGTCCAAGCCCGCCGCGTCCTGGTGGCCACCGGAGTGGTGGATGAACTACCCGATATCGAGGGCCTGGCCGAGCGTTGGGGCCGTGACATCTTGCACTGCGCCTACTGCCACGGCTGGGAGGTGCGTGATCGCGCCATCGCCGTGCTGGGCACCGGCCCACTGGCGGTGCACCACGCGCTGCTCTTCCGCCAGCTCAGCGATAACGTCACCCTGCTGCGGCACAACGATTTTCCGCTATCGCCCGAGGATGCTGCGCAGCTGGCACGCCGAGATATCGGCGTCGTGGACGGCCCGGTTGCACGCCTGCGGATCAACGATGACGCGCTCACCGCGGTAGAGCTGGGAACCGGCGCCGTTGTTCCGTGTGATGCGCTGGTCGTGGCGACGGTCGTGTCGGCGCGCATCGATATGCTGGCGCCGGTACACCTGACGGCGCAGGAAATGAGGCTCGGGGACCATCTGCTGGGGACATACCTGCCGGTCACCGGGGGCGCCACCGCGGTGCCGGGGATCTACGCCGCCGGAAACGTCACCGACATCAAGGCACAGGTCATCACATCGGCGGCGGCCGGAACCGAGGTCGCCGCAATCATCAACGCCGACCTCGCGGTCGCCGACGCCCAGGAGTTACAACATGCCTGA